Below is a genomic region from Henckelia pumila isolate YLH828 chromosome 3, ASM3356847v2, whole genome shotgun sequence.
TCTTATCTTGAAAAcatttttagttatatattcAGAGAGTAGGTaccaataattttttaaaaaaaagaaaataaaaaggaaaatcCAGTAGTAATGCAACTTGTTGCAAGGCAATTGAATAGCGAGGCCTAAAAATCAAATCAACCAATTAACAAACAGTATGGTTACATCCAGCCAGCTGTGTCACCAAAGGATGGGTGTCACCCATTTATTCTTCATTTATttcaataatattaaattatttctataatttcaattccaaaaataaaaatagaaattatataaattaaattattgagATATGTTATGTAGCATGCATGTATGTAGTAAATATTATTGATAACTCTCACGTCATTGCATAATTTGCATTAGCTGTCTCGTGGTCCCTCTTCTtaacaaaatccaagtcaacaTTAACATCCCCTATCAATAGCTACACATGTTTCTTTTTTTCATTATTTCTAAGTTAATTGTGTTATgggaaattaaattatattaaaaattaaccCAGATTAATTTCTAAATCACCCCTTAATGTCATGAAATTAATATCTAAATaacacaattttaaaaattatgatttAATCATGCTAATAAAATAATGTACTAGTTTCAACTTTGAAGCATATCCACCCAAGCTCAAACCCCACCAGGCTCTTGCCAATTTGACACATTATATAAACCGACACATTTTTCATGCACAACACAAAAACTTCAAGACACCTTTCCTAGTCAAGTAAAGAACAAACTCTTTACATGCACCACATAATGAAGATGCTTGCGATTTTTTTGGCGTTGTTTTCCTTCGTCTCGGCTGCTTTTGCCGGGAATTTCTACCAAGATTTCGGGGTAGCGTGGGGCGGGGGACGGGCCAGATCCTTCGACAACGGCAACTCGCTCACACTGACTTTGGACAGGGAATCTGGCTCCGGATTCAGGTCCAAGAAACAGTACCTGTTTGGGAAAATCGACATGAAGATCAAGCTTGTGCCCGGAAATTCTGCTGGCACAGTTACCACATACTATGTAAGTCTATATCCATGCATATATATGATCCAAATTAACATCCTTAAGAAACAGTGGATATTGATGCATCAGTTCTTATACTAACCGTTTTCGTTATGTGTGTTTTTACTTTTTAGCTATCATCACTTGGACAATTCCACGATGAAATCGACTTCGAATTTCTTGGTAATGTTACGGGGCAACCTTATGTTATGCATACAAATGTATATGCACAAGGCAAAGGCAGCAAAGAGCAACAATTTTATCTCTGGTTTGATCCCACCAAGGACTTTCACACTTACTCCATCCAATGGAATCCTCAAAGCATCATGTAAGACTAATATATAATAACATCCACACGCACACGCACATGCACGCGCATGTATTCGAAAGCAGGGGCAGATCACGTGGCCGAAGAACTGGAAGTTCTTATCCCCGCCCTCGTATAAAACTTGATCATGAATCTTTTGTCTAATTAGGATGTTCCATGAATTTGAACAGATTTTCGGTGGACGGGACTCCGGTGAGGCAATTCAAGAATCTTGAATCCCGAGGGATACCGTTCCCGAAAAGCCAACCGATGTGGATATACGCGAGCCTGTGGAATGCAGATGACTGGGCGACAAGAGGGGGACTAGTGAAAACGGATTGGTCCAAGGCTCCTTTCTATGCCACTTTCACTGGATTCAATGCCCTCTCTTGCCCCAGCTATGCTTCATGTTCAGCAAACTCTTGGTTCTCACAGTCACTGGATTACGCTGCGATCGCAAAAATGAAGTGGATACAGAGGACTTATATGGTTTACAATTATTGCACTGACTACAGGAGGTTTCCTCAAGGGTTCCCCCCAGAATGCTCCATTGCATGATGTAATAGATTTTAATCAAGTGTAAGATCTttaaattttcttctttttttttttcatgttgtttatgttttatgattttcttttccctttttgTGGTTTTGGGTTTTGGCTATAGGGGGTGTTCTGTTCCTTTTTATGTTGTTAATCCTTCTACCAACCCCTACGTATGTGTCTCATCCATATATAGGTGTGTAAAAAGTTTGTATATTTTATTCTTTGGAAgtgtttaaataataataaagaagAATGGTGTGCTGAGAAatgtttaaataaatttttttgacttGGGCTGTTCAAACTTCAAATAAAGAAATTTATCCATTTACATATGTTTTTTTATGGACTTTATCCACTTATTTTACATGCACGTACACAATCACTCTTGGAACCAAATCTTTGAGGTCCAAATAGTGAAAGAGCACCGACAATGGGAAATAAACAGTGAACACTCACCTTTCACTTCTGTCAGACAAATTAAAGCAAAATTGGCCAATGTATCCACAAGATATTCTTCCATCCCATTTGCTGTCAAATCCAAGATTTGCTGTAACTTCCTAATTTCAAGCCTCTCAATGAGTCGGTCAATAACTTTAGTGCAGGCCAAGTTTAAGTTTAACAACCACTGATTCAAATCACTTTAAGGTGATACGTTGACCAACTTTATCttctttcattaaaaaaatagttCAAGTATCACGTTTCGATCAATGCACTATACGGGTGAACATGCAGAAAGGTGGGGAGCAATCGTCGATCCCTAACACATCCTCTTTCAACCATTCCATAATCCAAGATTTGCCACTACATGTCTGGGGTTGTTAGATGTCATGTTTTGGACACTTAGGGTGGAGTAGTACACCTAAACGGATTGGAGTGTGTATCTAATGAAGCCAGCAGGGCGAAAATTTAAGTGAACCAGTGACCATAAAACCACTCTTTCTGTGACATAGAAGAATCGAAATGAAACGAGAACATAAGCGGATTCCTACTACAAACTGAGTTCATGTATAAAACAATTATGTAACCAGGAAGAAAAGCAATGTCGTCTCTTGTAAACTGAAGTAATACATTGTTAGCCTTTCTTAGTATATTTTAGAGGCACTAGTCTCTAATGAAACAAACTCCAGTTTACTACCTTGAATTTTTCCCACAGATCAAGTCCAACTTAGAAAAGAACAGAGAAACTTTCTCGGTGACACCAATAATCAGCGTTTACAGTTAAAAATTTAAGGCCTGTTgtttgatttaaaataaaacaactTAAAGAAAGGtagtaaaatattttaaagccACCTCTTGTAAATTCCATTATATTGAATCTGATCCCAGTAGTTGGTGTTTAATACATGCTTAGCCTTCCgtggtattttttttttttagagaattAGAGGCACTGGTACTCTATAATTTAAACATACTCCAGTGTTCGACCTTGAATTTTCCCACAGACGAAGTTCAACTTAGAAAGAACAGCGAAACTCTCAGTCGCGCCAATCGGTGTTTATATCtaagatttaattgtttaatttaatataaaacaaCTCAAAGATAGTAATATAGCTAGTTTAGTGAATCAAAGCAGTCTTATTGAAATATCAGATCAGTATAATTAACCAAAAACGAAGTGAAGAAAAGTTTGATCAAGAATCCCAGTAAAGAGTTAGACAACTAACATGAAAATGACTGAGATTGAGGATCATACCCTATAAGAAGCCTCTCGAAACTCAAACCCCAGAAACTGGTGCAGCTTTTTCTCTCTTCGGTCCGTCAGACGTGGAAGCACTAGGCAAGTATAGTATATGTTTTTCTTTCGGCAATATTTACCTCAACAATGGGAAACTAAAAATGTCATCACATTAACATGTCTGAAGCAATAAACTCCACCACATATTGATATAATTATATTGTTAGATCTACATGTTCCTTATCAGCAATTAAGGGGAATCTTGCAGCCAACtcaatatctcaaacataaatAACAAGATTATTAACTCAAGATTGCCCGGGCATGTGAGGTGAAAACCACAGGCATCACCAATAAATAAGCTTTGCTAGCTACATATATGGAGGTGAGGAATTACATCATTTGTGTCAATTACGGGCATGCTGAGGGCGTTCATATGCAAATAATGTCTGAACTTGTAAAAAGTTGTCGGACAAAATTGCACTCACAGATTAAAAAGCAAGACAAACTACTTATATATCAACATATAGATAACACGAACCCCCACAAGGCAGAAAGTCATATTAGTGACTGCGAACTATGTGAAAAGAGAGGAAAAATAATTTACTTCAGCCAGAAGGAGAAGCTCATTTGCATGTGGCCGCCATAAGAGTCTAAGACATAAGTAAAATGCAATGTGAATTGAAAAAACGTATTAGAAATTCCACCAAATTAATTTCCATTTAAAATGTTTTCAAGATCATGTCACACCTAGATATCACAATACAAGCAAAACATCGATTTTATCTGCAGACCACAAGACATTGTCTAAGGAAAGCTACTGAAAAAAGCGCTTGAAAACTAGCACATTCTCTGGTTGACGTAGTGAAATTTTTTAGACAATTTCCTTCACAAAACCTCAAAAAGAAACCAGACAATACAATAGAAAACAATAAAATGGTGAGAGTCATAGGCAATACATGAAATTTAAAGAAACTGACACCACATGACAAATCTATCTGGCTCCCTATGAAGAGAAACTCTTAGCATAACGACAAAGCCATGTCCACTCCCCTGCAATCAGATTTTGAAGTGCTTTCGTATATGTCGTGGCAATCAAGATAGACCCGCTTAGCATCCGTCATAATTTCCCAATTATGATAATCCAATGGGACACTGGATTTGAGAAAGTCTTTGCTGAACCTTTTCATGATAATTCAACATTTTCTCATTCTTTAAATACTTCATCACCCAAGTATCTATTGTTAGTAGGGGCATGCCACATTGTCCACCGAACACAATTGCCCTCCCAATTCCACCAGCGACCAAGCACCCTGAGGGTCGAAAACGATCGTCATGCAGAGACAGAGACATAATAGGTAAATTTTCATTCTCAAGAATAAAGGAAAGATAAGCCAAGCCCCCTCTCCTAACTGATTTTACGCATCCCGATTCATCAAATATACACATTTTGAATTAACATTCTCCCATCAGCTATACCATAAGCCCAAAGCAGGGTCCAAAATAAAAACACTGGTATACTAAGTGAGAGTGAATCTCAAACTTCTTAATGAGTCCCCAATTACATGCAAAACCAACGTAGAATTGTAACATCGCCTTCCTCTTAAGATGACGATGCCCAGGACGGCTAACTCTAGAGGCTTTTAAGTTTCACCCACCTACAGATATGCAGTATAAATGCCTCAACCAAGCTTATAACATAAACATGGGCCATATCATCGACACTAACCCGACCGAGCCCTTTCCCTTGCCGGTTACTCTAAAGGGCTTTCATTCAACTGTCAATTAGGTGCATACATATTAATCAAGCTCATTACATAACATGTGCCACATTGTGGACAGTAACCTGATTATAGTTCTTTTTTCCAAATCCAATGCATCTTTGGACGGAATTTACTCACTTATCAATATTCAGTCCACACCGATTGGTGATGACCATTTCCAATTTCGCCCCTTCCACTGGTAAGATCCTCAGTGATAAAGCATCTTTGGTATGCCATAAGTCCAATAAGGGAGCTCAACACACGAACTGGCTAGAAGCGATCAGCCACAAGACCCATACGGCTTCGTAACACCACTTTCGAACAAAAAACCAAACAATTTGCCTCCGGCTCCTTCCACTCGCTAATTGCATTCATCCCACCATCACGCAATCTCAGAAGCTCCCACCGTAATCCACGTGCATTTTCCATTTTGCAAGCTCCTATCGGAAAAAAGCAGCAAAACGTCCTCACCTCACAAACCCGTTCCCTGCATTAACCTCTCCGGAAGTACTAAGATTGCAAGCATACAACCACCCTAAACCACAAAAATAACATCCCATTTGGAAAGGTAGCAACGCAATGTTCTTTTCATCGTTCTTTACAAAATTCGAACTTCCCACAAGACGACTGAAATTCAACGAacagacatcgatcattcctaGCACATTTCCTACATGGGTTTATCGTAAAAGACAAACCTTTTTTACCAACACGATGTTTGGCTTCCTCAAGTGCGTAAAAATGGACGACAAAACGTGGTCAAGTGAAGCCATTGCCATTGCCATTGCCGTGACACGAATTTGAATTTTCCCGGAGTGCGACTCAAAAGAGGAGCACGCTTAATTACTCTCAATTCCTTCCACCACCACCATTTTACTTTTTCCAATAGACTTTGAAAAATGATTTgaccaaatttttttatttatgactTTTAAAAACGATTTgtaaaataacttttaaatacaaaaaaatgcaaaaataagaaaaaaaaatgagaatgttatattttcaaatcatgGTGGAagttatttagttaaataaatccttaaaaaataataataatgattgcACCAGCACCACCATTATCTTAGATCAGTGTTACacaattataatttttgtttgttcactcttttagtttttattaattattaataatagtaataataatttgTGAATACAAACTGATGCGATTATCATAAAATGGTTCTCTGGATGGTGGGTATAAGACCTGGATAAAATAACAGCAAGCTTTCTCGTTTCTCAGAAGACGAAGTCTACGCACCAAGAAACAAGAAAACTCGTCACTGGGGGCGCCGGAGGGGTTCTCCGGCGTCGCCACTCTGATGCTTAAGTTAGATTAAGATGTATGGAGTGAGCTTATGAGATTTAGACAAATTGAGTGTGAATGTGAAGATGTAGATGAACGTAAGAGAACATGAAAAACATACCATGACCAGGACATGGAGTTTGGTATTTATAGGAGTTCTGGAGAGATCCCAATAATTGTACGTTATGGATTTCTGACATCTATTAAATGTGATTAGATGTTTTCCGTGATTTCTGGACAATGCTCATGCTTACTCATTATTATTCTTTGTCACTTCTACATGGTGCCCATGCTGTGGGACCCGTGTTATGATTTGGCCTGGCCGCCTGGGAAGGGTCCTCTAGCCTGGATGATGGGATGCTCAAGGCCAGGGTGCTGGGAGCTAGGGTGCTGGATGCCAGGGGTGCTCCAGGTGGCCAGGGTGCTGGACGTCAGGGTTCTCTGGCAGGAAAGGGAAGACTCCTCCTGGCAAGGCAAGAAACCTCTTGGCAAGGCAAGGCAAGACTCCTCTTGGCAAGGCAAGGGAAGACACCTCTTGTCAAGGGAAATGACTTCTTGGCAAGGGAAGGGAGGACACCTCCTGTCAAGGGAAGGGACCTCTTCCATACTTCGTTTGGGCTCTACTTCCTCCCTGTCTCTCTTCTATCCACCAATCTAGAAACCACTCCGCATCCGGGCTCTTGACAACTACTCGAGTTTGGTGATAAC
It encodes:
- the LOC140893587 gene encoding xyloglucan endotransglucosylase protein 1-like, which gives rise to MHHIMKMLAIFLALFSFVSAAFAGNFYQDFGVAWGGGRARSFDNGNSLTLTLDRESGSGFRSKKQYLFGKIDMKIKLVPGNSAGTVTTYYLSSLGQFHDEIDFEFLGNVTGQPYVMHTNVYAQGKGSKEQQFYLWFDPTKDFHTYSIQWNPQSIIFSVDGTPVRQFKNLESRGIPFPKSQPMWIYASLWNADDWATRGGLVKTDWSKAPFYATFTGFNALSCPSYASCSANSWFSQSLDYAAIAKMKWIQRTYMVYNYCTDYRRFPQGFPPECSIA